Proteins from a single region of Corylus avellana chromosome ca11, CavTom2PMs-1.0:
- the LOC132165763 gene encoding extensin-like, producing the protein MDSGNSGSMSSSGGDEEYDSRAESISAFLNPSSHVGSLSNHPPHQASPPPHHHHHQETHSSSMFDPLSNYFDPRSVHLTNPNSLLNLDMVWPKTLRSDSNAADLGGLITPASSSSPQNQPFLTNQLGGQSRPGGFPNIQIPPAPENAPPAQPGNNNSNAVRNPKKRSRASRRAPTTVLTTDTTNFRAMVQEFTGIPAPPFTSSALPRSRLDLFGSASSSLRSGHLDPPPPPYLLRPFAQKIQPPPPTSSSSSAPPPMTSFHSSSMVDVLGFLKQPPPPQNLLNMQNPILNLQTLLQAQPKFSLSGSKPQAQAQASSEIPPNVLEEFALSRTQMMSSTTTGGLPNMVSSNENNWGGGDGGGDQGLLRSLNGSYSSSERVVNNGKMNYSAASSSDFHGDKGPENVASRSEGMVESWICSSD; encoded by the exons ATGGATTCTGGTAATAGCGGTAGTATGTCGTCCAGTGGCGGTGATGAGGAGTACGATTCACGCGCCGAATCGATCTCCGCCTTCTTGAACCCATCCAGCCATGTCGGTTCATTGTCTAACCACCCACCACACCAGGCGTCGCCGCCGCcacatcaccaccaccaccaagaAACTCACTCCTCCTCCATGTTCGACCCTTTATCGAACTACTTCGACCCACGCTCCGTCCATCTCACAAACCCGAATTCGCTTCTAAATCTCGATATGGTCTGGCCCAAAACACTAAGATCCGACTCGAATGCCGCCGATCTCGGCGGCCTAATAACTCCCGCCTCCTCATCCTCTCCCCAAAACCAACCTTTCTTGACCAATCAATTAGGCGGACAGAGCAGACCGGGCGGTTTTCCCAACATACAGATCCCCCCGGCGCCGGAAAATGCCCCGCCGGCTCAACCAGGCAATAACAACAGCAACGCGGTTCGAAACCCGAAGAAGCGGTCCAGAGCGTCCAGGCGTGCACCCACCACCGTGCTAACCACAGACACCACGAATTTCCGAGCCATGGTTCAGGAATTTACCGGGATTCCCGCACCGCCCTTCACATCCTCGGCTTTACCAAGAAGCCGGCTTGATCTTTTCGGCTCGGCTTCATCATCTTTGAGATCAGGGCATTTGGACCCCCCACCGCCTCCTTACCTTTTGAGACCCTTCGCCCAGAAAATCCAGCCGCCGCCACCcacttcttcctcctcctcagcTCCTCCACCCATGACGTCATTTCATAGCTCTTCAATGGTTGATGTTTTAG GCTTCTTGAAGCAGCCGCCGCCGCCGCAGAATCTTCTCAACATGCAAAACCCGATTCTCAACCTCCAGACCCTTCTCCAAGCCCAGCCGAAATTCTCGCTATCCGGCTCCAAACctcaagctcaagctcaagctTCCTCGGAAATTCCGCCCAATGTTTTGGAGGAATTTGCCTTGAGTCGCACACAAATGATGAGCAGTACTACTACTGGCGGGCTTCCCAACATGGTTTCTTCAAACGAGAATAACTGGGGTGGCGGAGACGGCGGCGGTGATCAAGGTCTGTTGAGGTCGCTCAACGGAAGTTATAGTAGCTCAGAGCGGGTAGTTAACAACGGGAAGATGAATTACTCGGCGGCTTCTTCATCGGATTTTCATGGAGATAAGGGGCCGGAGAATGTGGCTTCCAGAAGTGAAGGTATGGTGGAATCATGGATTTGTTCATCAGATTAG